The following are encoded in a window of Nakamurella sp. A5-74 genomic DNA:
- a CDS encoding RNA polymerase sigma-70 factor gives MIGREPELEPEPGGGPASAPDPALVFAAHRPLLFTIAYEITGSAADAEDVVQDSWLRWAEVDPGAVRSPRAYLAQIVTRQALNRLRSAARRREEYVGPWLPEPLLTAPDVADDVVLAESVSMAMMVVLETLTPDERAVFVLREVFGFSHDEIAAAIGRNAPAVRQIAHRARSHVRARRPVAGAAASPETGEAILHQFLTATSTGDLQGLMDLLAPDVVLITDGGGIRQAALRPILGADKTARFLIGVMSGLGGAEVLIESVRVNGEPGSVVRIGDVTDTVGSVAVVDGRIAAIHLVRNPDKLRTLVQRPLTR, from the coding sequence GTGATCGGTCGCGAGCCGGAGCTCGAGCCGGAGCCGGGTGGCGGGCCGGCGAGCGCACCCGACCCGGCACTCGTCTTCGCGGCGCATCGCCCCCTGTTGTTCACCATTGCCTACGAGATCACCGGGTCGGCTGCCGACGCCGAGGACGTGGTTCAGGACAGCTGGCTGCGCTGGGCCGAGGTGGACCCGGGCGCGGTCCGGTCGCCGCGGGCCTACCTGGCGCAGATCGTCACCCGGCAGGCGCTCAACCGACTGCGGTCGGCTGCCCGCCGCCGGGAGGAGTACGTGGGTCCATGGCTGCCCGAACCGCTGCTGACGGCACCGGACGTGGCCGACGACGTGGTGCTCGCGGAGTCGGTGTCGATGGCCATGATGGTGGTGCTGGAAACCCTGACCCCGGACGAGCGTGCGGTGTTCGTGCTCCGGGAGGTGTTCGGGTTCTCCCACGACGAGATCGCTGCGGCGATCGGCCGGAACGCCCCAGCCGTCCGGCAGATCGCCCACCGCGCGCGATCCCACGTGCGCGCCCGGCGACCGGTGGCCGGTGCGGCCGCGTCGCCGGAGACGGGGGAGGCGATCCTGCACCAGTTCCTCACCGCGACCAGCACCGGTGACCTGCAGGGCCTGATGGACCTGCTGGCCCCCGATGTCGTGCTGATCACCGATGGCGGCGGGATCCGCCAGGCTGCGCTGCGGCCCATCCTGGGCGCCGACAAGACCGCCCGTTTCCTGATCGGGGTGATGTCGGGTCTCGGGGGCGCCGAGGTGCTGATCGAGTCGGTGCGGGTGAACGGTGAGCCCGGGTCGGTGGTCCGGATCGGTGATGTCACCGACACGGTGGGGTCCGTCGCCGTCGTCGACGGCCGGATCGCCGCGATCCACCTGGTGCGCAACCCGGACAAGCTCCGCACGCTGGTGCAGCGGCCGCTGACCCGGTAG